Below is a genomic region from Culicoides brevitarsis isolate CSIRO-B50_1 chromosome 2, AGI_CSIRO_Cbre_v1, whole genome shotgun sequence.
CATTAGTGCCGAACACGGAATCGGCTTTCTGAAGACTCAATATTTgcaatattcgaaaaaacggGAAGCTGTGCAACTGATGAAGACCTTAAAAAAGCTGTTTGatccgaaaaatattttgaatccGTATAAAGTGTTGCCGGAAACTGTTaaagatttgtaaaaaaaaataattattttgttgttgttgactatgagatttatatttttatgtaaaagaaaattatttttttaaatttaaaaaaaaaaatttaaaaaaaataaaagttttatcttaattccaaatttttaaaaattagaaagaaaaatctgaaaatttattgaattttttttttataaaaattttgtttaataaaaaattaaaaaatttaaataattaatttgataaaaaaatattaggcagaaaaaataatttaatttaatttttcattaattttttttttaattttattaatttagcaattgaaaacgaaattttaagaacttttttcagttttttataaaatttatttttaagtttaaagcgCAAACTATTTTCaaactgtcaaaataattcaaactgCGCATAACTCCTATCAAAGCGCAAAGTAACCGGCGAGTCacgtttcaatattttgtttattcatcatttgttgtgaaattcttaaaaatataaaattctgtaaaaatggaaaacattaaaattacctCAGAAGAAGATCCTCGTGAAATaatgaattcaaaaataaccAATCTGTTGACTTCCGGGGTCCATTGTGATGttacttttcttttgaaagatgaaaaaggaaaattttcaaagataaaAGCTCACAAATTGATTTTGTCTGCTGCCAGCGAAGTGTTTGAAACAATGTTTTATGGCGAAGTAGTGAAAAACAACGGAGTTAAGCAAGAAGATCAAGTGGAAATCAAAGATATTTCTGCTTTGATCTTTCAAATGTTGTTGAAGTAAGTAAACAATTTTGGACAAGAATACAggttattttgaatttttgctttttagttTCATCTATGGAAAGAAAATTGAGTTTCCCAGTTTTCAAACCCTCGTTGAATTTTATGGGGCTGCTCATATTTACATCTGTATGGATGCCATGAACTTCGCTTCTGAGGCAATGCTGAAAACATTGAGTTTTTGGAATGCTCTTCCTTTTTTCGAGACTGCTGTTTTGTATGACCTTTCGTATTTGAAGGGTATTTGTATCGAGGTAAACaattacattttcattttttttatttctggtttaattaatttaatttaattttttaattttaaattttaaattaaaaaaataaattaattttaattttttaaaaaaattaaattagaccactccaatttttttaaagcccaAAGTCTAATGAGACGAAATCACTTAacttatgttttaaaaattaaaaaaaaatgttacaaattttttttttatttatttagttgaaTTGgtctatttttttgagaaaaaattctcagtgtagatacattaaaaaaaacaaaaatatcaatggtcaaaaattcaacgaaTAGGTATATATCATTTTGTataaggccattaaatttaattatttcactttatgtcgccccctccgattttgccgaaaaaattcagggggaaaaaataattaaaaaaaaggaaaatttttgacattttttggtactttttgattaaaaaacgataataatgtccagtaaaaattaaaattatattatatatgaacttaacttgctttaaaaacgcattatctatcgaaaatttgatgaaaaaacttttgagtcatggaaaatttttttactttttcttaaatttttattttgtgaaattttattaaagttttgacttaaaaacttaaaataataaaagttaaaattattttaatgtcttcAATCAATgattaacgttcaaaaacgtcaaaaaaggagtaaaaaaaaataatttttttttaatttttttttctccccccttcataaaaatccacatgcgacataaagtgaaataattatggtcccattttgaaaaaatatatttgggactaaaagttcgaaataaatttggagtggccttaattaaaaaattaaaactgtacCTACTTAatcttcagaaatttttttttaaagtttttagaatctgacaaacaaaaaatctatgGTAGAACGAAAATTacgggtcaaaaaattttgccacatatttaaatttttgaaccctaaatttttttttaagttttataaattataatttttttcatgtttctaaactttttataattcttaaCAGGTGTTCACCCAAGAAACAAGCAATATACTAAAAtcttctgaatttttattcgtgAGTCCTGATAttgtcaatttcatttttaaactgaaaaacaaaattttggattCGGAATTGGATCTCGTTTACGCACTCGAACGATACATTCATGTCAATATGAAATTTGACACTCAGAttgaagaaaaagttcaaCCAGCAATAAATTCCATTGATTTTTCGGCTTTACCTACAGATGAAATCGTTAGAACATCTTTGCTTACGACAGAGGCGAAAAAGGACTTGATTGATGGGAATATTAATAATGATTTGTCTAAAGTAGTTCCTTCCATTTCAATAAGAAAAATGGCTAGAAAAGTACATGCAGTTTATTCGGAAAATTACTGTGCTTTATGTCCAATTCAACGTAATCATTCACCTTGGGATTGTTATCATAATTCGGAATGGGCAGAAAAGATTctcgaaatttatgaaaagtacAACCATACTTTCGTGATGgattacaaatttaatgatcTAAAaggaatttatgaattatatcGAGAATATTGTAACTTTAATGAGAATTTGTATTAACACATGtaagttttcaataaaactttgaatttgtcaaaa
It encodes:
- the LOC134829470 gene encoding BTB/POZ domain-containing protein 6-B-like, whose translation is MENIKITSEEDPREIMNSKITNLLTSGVHCDVTFLLKDEKGKFSKIKAHKLILSAASEVFETMFYGEVVKNNGVKQEDQVEIKDISALIFQMLLNFIYGKKIEFPSFQTLVEFYGAAHIYICMDAMNFASEAMLKTLSFWNALPFFETAVLYDLSYLKGICIEVFTQETSNILKSSEFLFVSPDIVNFIFKLKNKILDSELDLVYALERYIHVNMKFDTQIEEKVQPAINSIDFSALPTDEIVRTSLLTTEAKKDLIDGNINNDLSKVVPSISIRKMARKVHAVYSENYCALCPIQRNHSPWDCYHNSEWAEKILEIYEKYNHTFVMDYKFNDLKGIYELYREYCNFNENLY